AGAGCGTTAGTTAAATATGATTTAACTCATACACAATTTGTGATTTTAGCGAGTGTCTATTGGCTATCAACTACACATAAAGATGTCACTCAAGTTGAAATCGCTAATTTTATTGATATTGATAAAATGATGACTTCAAATGTTATTCGTAAACTTATTGATAAAGAATTCATTATCAGAAAAGAGCATCATATTGATACAAGGGCAAAGGTCGTTCAGCTGACAGATAAGGGCGTTGATGTACTTAAAAAATCAGTAGTAGAAGTTGAGCGTTTTGATCATTTATTTTTTGGAAAAGTTTCTGATCAAAGTAAATTTAATAGTGAATTGATAAGATTACTTAATAAATAGTAACTATTTTATACAAAATAAAAAGTGAATAGCGGTGACTTGTTGAACAAAATTTGCAAAAAATGTTGAACAAGTGACCGCTTATATTTAAGTGCAAGTAGTTTTTAAAAATGTGAAGCAAGAGCTATCACTGCAATCCCAATAAGAGGAATGGCAAACCATTGCATAGGGATCCAGAAAAGCGTGTGTTTTTTCTTTAAAATAACAGTTTCATTCGTTTCAGGATCAATAAGTTCTTTCCCTTTTCCACCATTTAGTTTTGAACCCACT
This DNA window, taken from Pasteurella skyensis, encodes the following:
- a CDS encoding MarR family winged helix-turn-helix transcriptional regulator, with translation MNKVFSVDTPSESTGFLLWKTTNLWQREIKRALVKYDLTHTQFVILASVYWLSTTHKDVTQVEIANFIDIDKMMTSNVIRKLIDKEFIIRKEHHIDTRAKVVQLTDKGVDVLKKSVVEVERFDHLFFGKVSDQSKFNSELIRLLNK